In Alicyclobacillus macrosporangiidus CPP55, a single window of DNA contains:
- a CDS encoding DUF3267 domain-containing protein, with the protein MAMRIIVGKPPENPEFHPIQEGWTPLREPRNMWLLQLVAIPIGILLAILIGLLAVLLNVFDTLVIDLYDLLALVAIIPVHEFLHAVMFPARLSSDHVMCGFWPKACVFYAHYDGVVTRRRFIGVFLAPFLGISVLPLILLKLFAVHNQAFILTCAFVNAFGSAGDVLGVLLILFQVPRKAKLRNQGFRTYWKAPEAGARRLNASQGSLEGAGSYQVSRARGVPQEGESMH; encoded by the coding sequence ATGGCCATGAGGATCATTGTTGGCAAACCACCGGAAAATCCAGAGTTTCATCCTATTCAGGAAGGCTGGACGCCACTGAGAGAGCCACGCAACATGTGGCTCCTGCAACTCGTGGCCATACCCATCGGCATTCTTCTCGCCATCTTGATAGGCTTGTTGGCAGTTCTCTTAAATGTGTTCGATACGCTTGTGATTGACCTGTATGACCTGCTTGCCCTGGTCGCCATCATCCCTGTGCACGAGTTCCTGCACGCCGTCATGTTCCCAGCGCGGTTGTCCTCTGACCACGTGATGTGCGGCTTTTGGCCAAAGGCGTGCGTTTTCTACGCCCACTATGATGGCGTGGTGACACGCCGTCGATTCATCGGTGTCTTTCTGGCCCCTTTTCTCGGCATCTCCGTTCTTCCGCTCATCCTACTCAAACTGTTCGCCGTCCACAACCAAGCCTTTATTTTGACATGTGCCTTCGTCAACGCCTTCGGCTCGGCCGGGGACGTGCTGGGCGTGCTTCTGATCCTCTTCCAGGTTCCGCGAAAGGCGAAGTTGAGGAACCAGGGGTTCCGGACGTATTGGAAGGCCCCGGAGGCAGGGGCTAGAAGGTTAAACGCAAGTCAGGGGAGTCTGGAGGGCGCGGGGTCATATCAGGTGAGCAGAGCCCGTGGGGTACCGCAGGAAGGCGAGAGTATGCATTGA
- a CDS encoding 2-oxo acid dehydrogenase subunit E2 has product MPLSLTIDHRVVDGGLVVRFLQAVARPLTEPEQLM; this is encoded by the coding sequence TTGCCGCTGAGCCTCACCATTGATCACCGGGTGGTCGACGGCGGCCTCGTCGTGCGCTTCCTGCAAGCGGTGGCACGCCCGTTGACGGAGCCGGAGCAATTGATGTAG